The window CACCTCGACGGTGTCGCCCTCGTGGCCGTCCATGGGGACGACGACGTGGCGGGACGTCACCTCCGGCGTGACGGCCTGGCTGCTCTGACTGGCGCCGGCGCCGGCGCTGCCACCGCCTCCGCCCCCGCCCTCGCCGCTGCCGGTCGAGGGCTTCTCCGAGAGGGTGCGGACGTCGATGTCGATGCCGAGGCGGTTCTCCACGTCGGAGATGCGGCCGCCGCCCTTGCCGATCACGCGGGAGATGTCGTCGTCCTCGACCCAGACGACCGCGGTGTCGGAGCTCTTGAGTTCGACCTCGACGTGGCCGTGGGCGATCGAGCGGATCTCCCGCTCGATCTCCTGCTTGGCGATGCGGTCGACGCCGGTATCACGGCCGTTTCCCTCGCCCTCGTCCAGCGGGACGGTGACGACCTGGCGGTTGAACGTGTAGATCTCGTAGGCGGGCTTGCCCGTCTCGAAGTCGCTGACGAGGATGACCGGGCGCGCCAGGTCCTCCTCCATGAGGCCCTGCGGGACTTTGACCTCGGTCGTGACGTCGTAGACGGTGTCGATCTCCCCGGCCTCGATGTAGACGACGGTGTCGACGACCTGCGGGATCAAGCCGAGTTCGACGCGGCCGATCAGCCGCTGGAGGGCGTCGATGCCGCGGGTGGCGTGGACGACGCCGACCATGCCGACGCCGGCCAGGCGCATGTCCGCGAACACCTCGAAGTCGTCGGTCTTGCGGACCTCGTCGTAGATGGTGTAGTCCGGCCGGACCATCAAAAGCGAGTCGGCGGTCTTGGCCATCGAGCCGCCGAGTTCGGTGTACTGGGTGATTTCGTCGCCGACCTGGAGGTCGCGGGGCTTCTCCATGGTCTTGACGGAGAAGCCCTCGTCGGCGAGGAACTCGCCGACCGCCTGCGCGAACGTGGACTTGCCGGCGCCGGGCGACCCCGAGATCAGGACGCCGCGCTGGCGCTCCAGGAGGCGCTCCTGCAGTTCGTCGGCGTGCTCGTAGTCCGCCATGTCGGTCTTGACGATGGGGCGGACGGCGGTGATCTCCAGGGCGTCGGCGAACGGCGGCCGGGCGATGGCGATCCGCATGTCGCGGAACTGGACGATGGTCATGCCCGGCTCGTCGAGTTCGACGAAGCCGTCGGGGCTGGCGCGGGCGCCCTCCTCGATGTTAGCCGCGTACTCGCGGATCTCCGCCTCGTCGGCGGGGTCGTCGCGGATCGGCTGGTACTCCATGTCACCGATCGAGCCCCGCTTGGCGTGCGGTCGCATGCCCGCCCGGAGGTGGACGCTCATCGTCCCCTCGTCGAAGAAGTTCTCGATGGTCAGCCGCTCGAAGTCCCGCACACGCGGCTCGACGTACTCCACGTCGAGGCCCTTCGACTGGGCCACCTCCGCCTGGACGTCGTCGCTGGTGACCAGCGTCGCGCCGCGGTCGGCGGCGACGTCGCGGATCAGGGCGTCGATTTCGCCCTCGGCGGCCTCGCGCTTCTCGACGGCGTCCGGCCGCCGGCCGACGTACTCGACGTCGATCTCGCCCTCGTCGGAGAGGTCGACCAGCCGCTGG of the Halomicrobium salinisoli genome contains:
- a CDS encoding PINc/VapC family ATPase, producing MEIVPDTSVIIDGRVSERVESGEFAGATVVVPEAVVGELESQANDGRETGWEGLEELQRLVDLSDEGEIDVEYVGRRPDAVEKREAAEGEIDALIRDVAADRGATLVTSDDVQAEVAQSKGLDVEYVEPRVRDFERLTIENFFDEGTMSVHLRAGMRPHAKRGSIGDMEYQPIRDDPADEAEIREYAANIEEGARASPDGFVELDEPGMTIVQFRDMRIAIARPPFADALEITAVRPIVKTDMADYEHADELQERLLERQRGVLISGSPGAGKSTFAQAVGEFLADEGFSVKTMEKPRDLQVGDEITQYTELGGSMAKTADSLLMVRPDYTIYDEVRKTDDFEVFADMRLAGVGMVGVVHATRGIDALQRLIGRVELGLIPQVVDTVVYIEAGEIDTVYDVTTEVKVPQGLMEEDLARPVILVSDFETGKPAYEIYTFNRQVVTVPLDEGEGNGRDTGVDRIAKQEIEREIRSIAHGHVEVELKSSDTAVVWVEDDDISRVIGKGGGRISDVENRLGIDIDVRTLSEKPSTGSGEGGGGGGGSAGAGASQSSQAVTPEVTSRHVVVPMDGHEGDTVEVQADGDYLFTATVSRGGEIQVSRGSAIAEELEQAIDRGKTISVVPS